A single Kwoniella bestiolae CBS 10118 chromosome 6, complete sequence DNA region contains:
- a CDS encoding arginine-tRNA ligase: MATLAPPQAIPEKYQLPPVLSDVSIPNYDPSKSPIDTFKMAVATLVAEAFEEKVEKIYPAVEMGKKGTDFSVAIVRFKKGKPADLEVWAKKVIESFKPSACLLSVHSPDNKFLFFEMNKDSFNYHLLRHITLTSEASLANPSDPTLSYGTTSEGQGKHMLIDFSSPNIAKPFHAGHLRSTIIGTVISNLYEANGWRVTRLNYLGDWGTQYGLLSVGFDKYGDEQELIKDPIHHLFQVYVKINNAKAEQKERLDAGETIPEEEQIHHQAKKVFKDMEDGEPKAIAQWARFRDLSIEKLKGTYAKLNVHFDVYWGESQVSTESMDRATQIVQDKNLTCEDRGALLVDLTKYKMDKAIIRKADGTTIYLTRDLGGLHDKWEKYHFDKHIYVVQAAQTLHFNQLFKTAELMGEPYADKLQHISFGLVKGMSTRKGTVVFLEDIMEEATETMHEQMRSNEAKYAQVEDPLGTSAIIGTTAVKIQDMAGRRINDYDFDIKRCTSFEGDFGPFIQYSHVRLCSVQRKNPNVPVPISVNEIDVSLLNEPKVNDIMYHLATYPQIVKNAYIQSEPSALVTWCFKLSHLVGGAWETVKVAGADEETAKARLFLYIQTRVVLANAMRLLSLTPIERM, translated from the exons ATGGCAACCCTCGCTCCCCCCCAAGCTATCCCCGAGAAATACCAACTCCCCCCTGTACTCTCCGACGTGTCTATACCAAACTATGATCCCTCCAAATCACCCATCGATACCTTCAAAATGGCCGTTGCGACGCTCGTGGCCGAGGCGTTCGAGGAGAAGGTCGAGAAGATTTACCCGGCAGTAGAGATGGGTAAGAAGGGGACGGATTTTTCGGTAGCGATCGTTAGGTTTAAGAAGGGCAAACCGGCGGATTTGGAGGTTTGGGCGAAGAAGGTTATTGAGAGT TTCAAACCCTCCGCTTGTCTCCTTTCGGTACACTCCCCAGATAACAAGTTCCTATTCTTTGAAATGAA CAAAGACTCATTCAACTACCACCTGCTCCGACacatcaccctcacctccgAAGCTTCCCTCGCCAACCCCTCTGACCCAACCCTTTCATACGGTACCACCTCGGAAGGTCAAGGTAAACACATGTTGATCGATTTCTCCTCACCAAACATCGCTAAACCCTTCCATGCTGGGCATCTGCGAAGTACGATTATCGGTACGGTCATAAGTAATTTGTATGAGGCGAATGGATGGAGGGTGACTAGGTTGAACTATCTGGGTGATTGGGGAACTCAGTATG GTCTGCTCTCAGTCGGTTTCGACAAGTACGGAGATGAGCAAGAACTCATCAAAGatcccatccatcacctTTTCCAAGTCTATGTGAAGATCAACAACGCCAAAGCCGAGCAGAAAGAGAGGTTAGACGCGGGTGAGACCATACCCGAGGAGGAGCAAATCCATCATCAAGCTAAGAAAGTCTTCAAGGATatggaggatg GCGAGCCAAAAGCTATCGCTCAATGGGCTCGATTCCGAGACTTGTCGATTGAAAAGCTCAAGGGTACCTACGCCAAACTTAACGTCCATTTCGATGTGTACTGGGGTGAATCTCAGGTATCCACAGAATCAATGGACCGAGCGACCCAGATTGTCCAAGATAAGAACTTGACATGTGAGGACAGGGGAGCTTTGTTGGTAGACTTGACAAAGTACAAGATGGACAAAGCTATTATCCGAAAGGCTG ACGGAACAACCATCTACCTTACTCGAGATTTGGGAGGTCTTCACGATAAATGGGAGAAATACCACTTCGATAAGCACATCTACGTTGTCCAGGCAGCTCAGACATTACATTTCAACCAACTGTTCAAGACTGCTGAGTTGATGGGCGAACCGTACGCCGACAAGTTACAACATATCAGTTTCGGTCTGGTCAAGGGAATGTCCACTCGAAAAGGAACTGTTGTCTTCCTTGAAGATATCATGGAGGAGGCTACCGAGACGATGCATGAACAGATGAGGTCTAACGAAGCCAAGTATGCTCAGGTGGAAGATCCCCTTGGTACTAGTGCTATCATCGGTACAACGGCGGTGAAGATCCAGGATATGGCTGGTAGAAG AATCAACGATTACGACTTCGACATCAAGCGATGTACATCCTTCGAAGGTGATTTCGGACCATTCATCCAATACTCTCACGTCCGACTCTGTTCCGTCCAACGAAAGAACCCAAACGTCCCCGTCCCCATATCAGTCAACGAGATTGACGTATCCCTATTGAACGAACCCAAAGTAAACGATATAATGTATCACTTGGCGACATACCCTCAAATAGTCAAGAACGCTTATATCCAATCTGAACCCTCGGCACTGGTCACGTGGTGTTTCAAACTATCGCATCTTGTCGGTGGAGCTTGGGAGACCGTCAAGGTGGCTGGAGCGGATGAGGAGACCGCCAAAGCTAGGTTGTTCTTGTATATCCAGACTAGGGTTGTGTTGGCCAATGCTATGAGGTTGTTGAGTTTGACTCCTATTGAGCGAATGTAA